In one Gadus morhua chromosome 7, gadMor3.0, whole genome shotgun sequence genomic region, the following are encoded:
- the rad50 gene encoding DNA repair protein RAD50, with protein sequence MSRIDKMSILGVRSFGVEDKDKQVISFFSPLTVLVGPNGAGKTTIIECLKYASSGELPPGAKGAAFVHDPKDAHETDVRAQIRLVFTDVNGEKVAIQRSMSCTQKAKNYTFKTLEGVITRIKQEKKISISSKCGELDREMISGLGVSKSVLNNVIFCHQEESNWPLSEGKALKEKFDSIFAATKYIKALETMRQLRLKKGQIVRECQVELRYLKQMKEKALQIEEMLAAKEAQLMASRDSVQRVEGQIEPLENRQMDIDTKLGKVMKLDNDIKALDSRRKQMEEDNKDLEETMEQVFQGSDDQLQDLYQNHQKTVREKERRLTDGQKELERAARECQRLTRVKSELLVEQGRLDQEADRHSTNITNRDAQVRSLSSYLELDGFDRTPFIQSQLQSFHRHVTERLEQEKRAANQIMADLQEKEQQKQQAMDETRDRKTGLESVVALKRDLQARKQQELRNLRADLERLDGSSGRLQELENELAKHERELQTAVQSSSVEALRAEVVLLQGEREELDARRRRLDQEMDTLNTHTTTRTQMDMLQKDKTEKEEQVRRIKSRHTEDLVSLLGHFPTKLKLEDWIHTKSKEINATREKLARLNKELASSEQNKSYMSAELRRKEQQLSSDEEKFFEVCGSQDLEQDLGKLQEELEKTSKQRAMLAGATAVYTQFISQLTEDNGPCCPVCQRTFPSEVELDEVVSDMQSKLRLVPDKLKNTEQELRRKEGRRDQMMALRPVRVSMEKLQKEELPELRNRLQAVNRNIERLKGDVEEQETGLSVMISEEETAKACLQDIALMDRFLLDLKEVDRKIAQQEARLQGVDLSRTVQQVSQEKQETQHRLDTTSSKVELKRKLIQDQQERVQSLRSAVNETRGQKLQLSSDMQQQQALTAQSVETTTEVQSLTREIRDAKEQLTPISAMLEKLQQEREELVVRRRQKQDEGQEKMNTIKDKVKNISTLERDISRYTEEGKQEHKEQKESELHDTNGQLHEAEKHKEKITKEMGAVRQDIDTQKVQERWLQDNLTLRRRGEELKEVLSRREALLKDMGNMQVMQLRQERREVERKVEELKKTRSIAQGRQNGFEEEILHCRKELREDQYNKADERFRDKMIVMRTTELVNKDLDIYYKALDQTIMKFHSMKMDEINKIIRDLWRSTYRGQDIEYVEIRSDVDENSSAGVKRRTYNYRVVMMKGDTALDMRGRCSAGQKVLASLIIRLALAETFCLNCGILALDEPTTNLDRENIESLAHALVEIIKSRSRQRNFQLLIITHDEDFVELLGRSSYVEHFYRIRKNQEQNSEIIKCSITSLSSHLH encoded by the exons ATGTCCAGGATAGATAAGATGAGCATCCTGGGGGTGAGGAGTTTTGGCGTGGAGGACAAAGACAAACAAGTCATCTCCTTCTTCAGCCCTCTCACCGTTCTGGTTGGACCCAATGGAGCAGGAAAAACT ACTATCATAGAGTGCCTGAAGTATGCATCATCAGGAGAACTTCCCCCTGGAGCCAAAGGGGCTGCCTTCGTCCACGACCCTAAA GACGCCCATGAGACGGATGTGCGAGCCCAGATCCGTCTGGTGTTCACCGACGTGAACGGGGAGAAGGTAGCCATACAGCGCTCCATGTCCTGCACACAGAAGGCAAAGAACTACACCTTCAAGACGCTAGAGGGCGTCATAACCCGCATCAA GCAAGAGAAGAAGATAAGCATCTCCTCCAAGTGTGGTGAGCTGGACCGGGAGATGATCTCCGGTCTTGGCGTGTCCAAGTCGGTGCTGAACAATGTCATCTTCTGCCACCAAGAGGAGTCCAACTGGCCCCTCAGCGAGGGAAAGGCCCTCAAGGAGAAGTTTGACTCCATCTTTGCAGCAACAAA GTACATCAAGGCCCTGGAAACCATGCGGCAGCTGCGCCTGAAGAAGGGCCAGATCGTGCGGGAGTGCCAGGTGGAGCTACGCTACCTGAAGCAGATGAAGGAGAAGGCTCTGCAGATCGAGGAGATGCTGGCCGCCAAGGAGGCCCAGCTAATGGCCTCCAGGGACAGCGTGCAGCGGGTCGAGGGCCAGATCGAGCCCCTCGAG aACCGGCAGATGGACATCGACACAAAGCTGGGCAAGGTGATGAAGCTGGACAACGACATCAAGGCCCTGGACAGCAGGAGGAAACAGATGGAGGAGGACAACAAGGACCTGGAGGAGACTATGGAACAG GTGTTCCAGGGTTCTGACGACCAGCTGCAGGACCTCTACCAGAACCACCAGAAGACGGtgcgggagaaggagaggaggctgaCTGACGGgcagaaggagctggagagagCCGCCCGCGAGTGCCAGAGACTCACCAGGGTCAAGTCTGAGCTGCTGGTGGAACAAg GTCGTTTGGACCAGGAGGCCGACCGCCACTCGACCAACATAACAAACCGCGACGCCCAG GTGCGCTCCCTGTCCTCCTACCTGGAGCTGGACGGCTTCGACCGCACGCCCTTCATCCAATCCCAGCTGCAGAGCTTCCACCGCCACGTCACCGAGAGGCTGGAGCAGGAGAAGCGGGCGGCCAATCAGATCATG GCGgacctgcaggagaaggagcagcagaagcagcaggccATGGACGAGACGCGGGACAGGAAGACGGGGCTGGAGAGCGTGGTGGCGCTGAAGAGAGACCTGCAAGCTCGCAAGCAGCAGGAGCTGAGGAACCTGAGGGCCGACCTGGAGCGGCTGGACGGCTCCTCGGGCCGGCTGCAGGAGCTGGAGAACGAGCTGGCCAAGCAT GAGCGCGAGCTGCAGACGGCGGTGCAGAGCTCCAGTGTGGAGGCCCTGAGGGCcgaggtggtgctgctgcaggGGGAGCGGGAGGAGCTGGACGCCAGGCGACGGCGGCTGGACCAGGAGATGGACacgctcaacacacacaccaccacgcgCACGCAGATGGACATGCTGCAGAAAGAcaag acggagaaggaggagcaggtgcGTAGGATCAAGTCCCGCCACACTGAGGATCTGGTGTCTCTGCTGGGTCACTTCCCCACCAAGCTGAAGCTGGAGGACTGGATCCACACCAAGTCTAAGGAGATCAACGCCACCCGGGAAAAGCTGGCCAGACTCAA TAAGGAGCTGGCCTCCAGCGAGCAGAACAAGAGCTACATGTCTGCCGAGCTGCGCAGGAAGGAGCAGCAGCTGTCCAGCGACGAGGAGAAGTTCTTTGAAGTGTGCGGCAGCCAGGACCTGGAGCAGGACCTGGGCAAGCTGCAGGAAGAGCTGGAGAAGACCTCCAAGCAGAGAG CCATGCTGGCGGGCGCCACGGCGGTGTACACGCAGTTCATCAGCCAGCTGACGGAGGACAATGGGCCCTGCTGCCCCGTGTGCCAGCGCACCTTCCCCTCGGAGGTGGAGCTCGACGAGGTGGTGAGCGACATGCAGTCCAAGCTGCGGCTGGTGCCCGACAAGCTGAAGAACACGGAGCAGGagctgaggaggaaggagggcagGCGGGACCAGATGATGGCTCTGCGGCCCGTCAG ggtgTCCATGGAGAAGCTCCAGAAGGAGGAGCTCCCCGAGCTGAGGAACCGGCTGCAGGCGGTGAACCGGAACATCGAGAGGCTGAAGGGGgacgtggaggagcaggagacggGGCTGTCTGTGATGATCTCTGAGGAGGAGACGGCCAAGGCCTGCCTGCAGGACATCGCGCTCATGGACCGCTTCCTG CTGGACCTGAAGGAGGTGGACAGGAAGATCGCCCAGCAGGAGGCCAGGCTGCAGGGAGTGGACCTGAGCCGCACCGTGCAGCAAGTCAGCCAGGAGAAACAGGAGACCCAGCACCGGCTGGACACCA CCTCCAGTAAGGTGGAGTTGAAGCGCAAGCTGATCCAGGACCAGCAGGAGCGCGTGCAGAGCCTGCGCAGCGCGGTCAACGAGACGCGCGGCCAGAAGCTGCAGCTGAGCAGCgacatgcagcagcagcaggcgctGACTGCCCAGAGTGTGGAGACCACCACGGAGGTCCAGAGCCTCACCAGGGAGATCCGG GACGCCAAGGAGCAGCTGACCCCCATCTCAGCCATGTTGGAGAAGCTgcagcaggagagggaggagctggtggtCCGCAGGAGACAGAAGCAGGACGAGGGACAGGAGAAG ATGAACACCATCAAGGACAAAGTGAAGAACATCAGCACGCTGGAGAGAGACATCAGCAGATACACGGAGGAGGGCAAACAGGAACACAAAGAG CAAAAAGAATCTGAGCTCCACGACACCAACGGGCAGCTTCACGAGGCCGAGAAACACAAGGAGAAGATCACCAAGGAGATGGGCGCCGTGCGGCAGGACATAGACACCCAGAAG gtgcaGGAGCGCTGGCTGCAGGACAACCTGACTCTGCGGCGGCGCGgtgaggagctgaaggaggtgcTGTCGCGGCGGGAGGCTCTGCTGAAGGACATGGGCAACATGCAGGTCATGCAGCTGCGCCA GGAGCGGCGAGAGGTCGAGcggaaggtggaggagctgaagaagacCCGCAGCATCGCACAGGGGCGCCAGAACGGCTTCGAGGAAGAGATCCTCCActgcag GAAGGAGCTGCGCGAGGACCAGTACAACAAGGCGGACGAGCGTTTCCGGGACAAGATGATCGTGATGAGGACCACTGAGCTGGTCAACAAGGACCTGGACATCTACTACAAGGCCCTGGACCA AACCATCATGAAGTTTCACAGTATGAAAATGGACGAGATCAACAAGATAATCCGAGACCTGTGGCGTAGCACGTAcaggggtcaag acATAGAGTACGTGGAGATCCGGTCTGACGTGGATGAGAACTCGTCGGCGGGGGTGAAGAGGAGGACCTACAACTACcgggtggtgatgatgaagggAGACACGGCCCTGGACATGAGGGGCCGCTGCAGCGCCGGACAGAAg gtgctgGCTTCCCTGATCATCCGCCTGGCCCTGGCCGAAACGTTCTGTCTGAACTGTGGCATCCTGGCGCTGGATGAACCCACCACCAACCTGGACCGAGAGAACATCGAGTCCCTGGCCCACGCCCTTGTCGA GATCATCAAGAGCCGCTCCCGCCAGCGCAACTTCCAGCTGCTGATCATCACCCACGACGAGGACTTTGTGGAGCTGCTGGGCCGCTCCAGCTACGTGGAGCACTTCTACCGCATCCGCAAGAACCAGGAGCAGAACTCTGAGATCATCAAGTGTAGcatcacctccctctcctcccacctccactgA
- the taf9 gene encoding transcription initiation factor TFIID subunit 9 isoform X2, with the protein MASPKTLPKDAQVMIQILKDMGITEYEPRVINQMLEFTYRYVTTIIEDAKIYATHAKKSTVDAEDIKLAIQCRMDQSFTSPPPRDFLLEVARQKNGTPLPLIKPYTGPRLPPDRYCLTAPNYRLKSIQKKVSSSGGRITVPRLSVGSVSSRPSTPTLGTPSVTPKVATPLSLSGQRFTVQIPNSQTAVSKTVTPSTPTVQNVLINPSLIGSKNILITTKMVSQSSASESLKRKHEDDDDYDNL; encoded by the exons ATGGCTTCCCCTAAAACGCTTCCCAAAGATGCACAG GTGATGATACAAATACTCAAAGATATGGGAATAACAGAGTACGAGCCCAGAGTCATCAACCAGATGTTGGAGTTTACATACA GATATGTAACCACCATTATTGAGGATGCTAAAATCTATGCTACGCACGCCAAGAAATCTACCGTAGACGCAGAGGACATTAAGCTGGCCATCCAGTGTCGCATGGACCAGTCGTTCACCTCACCGCCGCCCAGAGAC TTTCTTCTTGAGGTTGCCAGGCAGAAGAATGGGACGCCTCTTCCTCTGATCAAGCCGTACACCGgcccccggctgccccccgaccgctaCTGCCTCACCGCCCCCAACTACAGACTCAAGTCCATCCAGAAAAAG GTTTCATCGTCGGGGGGAAGGATAACAGTACCGCGCCTCAGTGTTGGATCGGTGTCCAGCAGGCCCAGCACACCAACCCTGG GCACCCCCTCTGTCACCCCCAAGGTCGCGACCCCTTTGTCCTTGTCTGGCCAGCGCTTCACTGTTCAGATCCCCAATTCTCAGACTGCCGTGTCCAAAACAG TCACGCCTTCCACTCCCACGGTGCAGAACGTCCTGATCAACccgtctctgattggctcaaagaacatcctcatcaccaccaaGATGGTGTCGCAGAGCTCCGCCAGCGAGTCGCTGAAGAGGAAGcacgaggacgacgacgactaCGACAACCTATGA
- the taf9 gene encoding transcription initiation factor TFIID subunit 9 isoform X1 — MASPKTLPKDAQVMIQILKDMGITEYEPRVINQMLEFTYRYVTTIIEDAKIYATHAKKSTVDAEDIKLAIQCRMDQSFTSPPPRDFLLEVARQKNGTPLPLIKPYTGPRLPPDRYCLTAPNYRLKSIQKKVSSSGGRITVPRLSVGSVSSRPSTPTLGTPSVTPKVATPLSLSGQRFTVQIPNSQTAVSKTGTTKPSQFVFSTRNQVTPSTPTVQNVLINPSLIGSKNILITTKMVSQSSASESLKRKHEDDDDYDNL, encoded by the exons ATGGCTTCCCCTAAAACGCTTCCCAAAGATGCACAG GTGATGATACAAATACTCAAAGATATGGGAATAACAGAGTACGAGCCCAGAGTCATCAACCAGATGTTGGAGTTTACATACA GATATGTAACCACCATTATTGAGGATGCTAAAATCTATGCTACGCACGCCAAGAAATCTACCGTAGACGCAGAGGACATTAAGCTGGCCATCCAGTGTCGCATGGACCAGTCGTTCACCTCACCGCCGCCCAGAGAC TTTCTTCTTGAGGTTGCCAGGCAGAAGAATGGGACGCCTCTTCCTCTGATCAAGCCGTACACCGgcccccggctgccccccgaccgctaCTGCCTCACCGCCCCCAACTACAGACTCAAGTCCATCCAGAAAAAG GTTTCATCGTCGGGGGGAAGGATAACAGTACCGCGCCTCAGTGTTGGATCGGTGTCCAGCAGGCCCAGCACACCAACCCTGG GCACCCCCTCTGTCACCCCCAAGGTCGCGACCCCTTTGTCCTTGTCTGGCCAGCGCTTCACTGTTCAGATCCCCAATTCTCAGACTGCCGTGTCCAAAACAGGTACCACCAAGCCTAGTCAGTTTGTGTTCTCAACCCGCAATCAAG TCACGCCTTCCACTCCCACGGTGCAGAACGTCCTGATCAACccgtctctgattggctcaaagaacatcctcatcaccaccaaGATGGTGTCGCAGAGCTCCGCCAGCGAGTCGCTGAAGAGGAAGcacgaggacgacgacgactaCGACAACCTATGA